Proteins encoded together in one Leptospira meyeri window:
- a CDS encoding alginate export family protein, which yields MSKRISKSTPFLFLSVSIITTVLPISGIYSQAEPNPKVEVISEPLPQQPKEEKKEGYQSSQIGNLSGEYLRSLQVTSKQRKALQENKSLWFADKFRVGFGIRPKVDSLNNTDFDKSTPDNRNNALTQTQFYILGDINENVLFKITLQDVRLWGGEVVSSANAEQKYAAIANAGTTVDTTKQREVAINNFMGLREAFLDLKTTNQAFRLRTGRQILEFGDGRILGSRNDSLNGNSFDALRFTGKISNHTLDVFGSVIGAENNSNSLVSNNSTKLGGVGDSYYGGAHYNWKVADWFGIDLYNYSLFKQQRKASAPPTLSETRNYRGDDQLNTSGFRLTNRTKNNALPDTTGIDWMVEAAWQTGFNGERVTPDWLNQNGIYSTNQKTGEPPPFSEAVRYKANIVAVQLGYTPVKEFRIGIQYVQASGDPNRNDSSVATYNPLFATRRMAGGSLPFAGNGNSGLVFWQNIKDYSLHLKYESSNYGTFIINPHWYYKVKLQDGYYDNNNYVSGSKATGETASTEDYFNAEAYNPTKPKLGNLVATELNFIYIITPFENVSFWFGATVIKAGDTIRNQKNNPLETDPLHRYDLSPTATMATFQTVFAI from the coding sequence ATGAGCAAGCGAATATCAAAATCGACTCCCTTTCTTTTCCTTTCGGTTTCCATCATTACGACAGTATTGCCAATAAGTGGTATTTATTCCCAAGCTGAACCGAATCCCAAAGTGGAAGTAATTTCCGAACCTCTACCCCAGCAGCCAAAAGAAGAAAAAAAAGAAGGTTATCAAAGCTCGCAAATCGGTAATCTCTCTGGCGAATATTTGAGAAGTCTGCAGGTCACGAGCAAACAAAGGAAGGCACTCCAAGAGAACAAAAGTCTTTGGTTTGCTGATAAGTTTCGGGTTGGCTTTGGCATCCGTCCCAAAGTGGATTCCTTAAATAATACGGATTTTGATAAATCGACACCTGATAACAGAAACAATGCGTTGACTCAAACACAATTTTATATCTTAGGAGATATCAACGAAAATGTTCTATTTAAGATAACTTTACAAGATGTACGCCTTTGGGGAGGAGAGGTTGTCTCCAGCGCAAATGCCGAGCAAAAATATGCAGCTATTGCAAATGCAGGAACAACAGTTGACACTACTAAACAAAGAGAAGTTGCCATAAATAATTTTATGGGACTCCGAGAAGCATTTTTGGATTTAAAAACAACGAACCAGGCATTCAGATTAAGGACAGGTAGGCAAATTTTAGAATTTGGAGATGGTCGGATTCTTGGTTCTAGAAATGATAGCTTAAATGGAAACTCATTTGATGCACTCAGATTTACTGGTAAAATCAGCAATCATACATTGGACGTTTTTGGATCTGTCATTGGAGCAGAAAATAACTCAAATAGCCTTGTATCAAACAATTCTACAAAGTTAGGTGGTGTAGGAGATTCTTATTACGGGGGTGCTCATTATAACTGGAAAGTAGCAGATTGGTTTGGAATCGATTTATATAATTACAGTTTATTCAAACAACAAAGAAAAGCATCTGCTCCACCAACCCTTTCAGAGACAAGAAACTACCGTGGTGACGATCAACTGAATACTTCAGGATTTCGACTAACCAATAGAACAAAAAATAATGCACTTCCTGATACAACCGGAATTGATTGGATGGTGGAAGCAGCTTGGCAAACTGGTTTTAATGGAGAAAGAGTAACTCCGGATTGGTTGAATCAAAATGGAATTTACTCAACAAATCAAAAAACTGGGGAACCACCTCCGTTTTCAGAAGCAGTTCGATATAAAGCAAATATCGTTGCAGTCCAACTTGGTTATACGCCCGTAAAAGAATTTCGAATTGGAATACAATATGTACAAGCATCAGGTGATCCAAATCGAAATGATTCTAGTGTCGCAACATACAATCCACTATTTGCAACAAGACGGATGGCAGGAGGTTCCTTACCATTTGCAGGAAATGGGAACTCAGGCCTTGTCTTTTGGCAAAATATCAAAGACTATTCCTTACACCTAAAATATGAATCCTCAAATTATGGAACTTTTATCATCAACCCACATTGGTATTATAAAGTGAAACTACAAGATGGATATTATGATAACAATAATTATGTTTCTGGAAGTAAGGCAACAGGAGAAACAGCATCAACAGAAGATTATTTTAATGCGGAAGCATATAATCCTACAAAGCCAAAATTAGGAAATTTAGTAGCTACAGAATTAAACTTTATCTATATCATCACTCCATTTGAAAATGTATCGTTTTGGTTTGGTGCAACCGTAATTAAAGCTGGTGATACTATTCGCAACCAAAAGAATAATCCATTGGAAACAGACCCTCTACATCGATATGATTTGAGTCCAACTGCTACAATGGCTACATTCCAAACAGTATTTGCGATTTAA